The proteins below come from a single Rosa rugosa chromosome 2, drRosRugo1.1, whole genome shotgun sequence genomic window:
- the LOC133728503 gene encoding lysine-specific demethylase JMJ32 has translation MEGKIETLWNEVRELNLGTSGELDRLHFPPTPLQFLRDYVSQNKPCIISNATHHWPALTRWTSDSYLTSALSSSHVSLHLTPHGRADALVPSPSSSSSLCFASAHVQRTPFPEALGLITAKNHASSFVAYAQQQNNCFPSEYSPLAADCDSHIQFATEALGCRPEAVNMWIGDERSTTSFHKDHYENLYAVVTGQKHFLLLPPTDVHRMYVREYPAAQYSYSPVTGEFELEMESPARSVPWSSVDPYPAPEDREEQLSKFPLFFNGPGPFCCTINPGEMLYLPSMWFHHVRQSPDSRGRTIAVNYWYDMQFDIKYAYFNFLQSIQCPLIESQTLAETVQEDIDSDAPEKTEDE, from the exons ATGGAGGGAAAAATCGAGACATTATGGAACGAAGTACGGGAGCTCAATCTAGGCACCTCCGGCGAACTGGACCGACTCCACTTCCCGCCAACTCCACTCCAATTCCTCCGAGACTACGTCTCCCAAAACAAGCCCTGCATCATCTCCAACGCCACCCATCACTGGCCGGCCCTCACCCGCTGGACCTCCGACTCCTACCTCACCTCCGCCCTCTCCTCCTCCCACGTGTCCCTCCACCTCACCCCTCACGGCCGCGCCGACGCCCTCGTCCCCTccccttcctcctcctcctccctctgCTTCGCCTCCGCCCACGTGCAGCGCACGCCCTTCCCCGAAGCCCTCGGCCTCATCACGGCCAAAAACCACGCGTCGTCGTTCGTGGCCTACGCGCAGCAGCAGAACAATTGCTTCCCCTCCGAGTACTCGCCGCTGGCGGCGGACTGCGATTCTCACATCCAATTCGCCACCGAAGCCCTAGGTTGCCGACCCGAGGCCGTCAACATGTGGATTGGGGACGAGCGCTCGACGACGTCGTTTCACAAGGATCACTACGAGAATCTCTACGCTGTGGTCACGGGACAGAAGCATTTCCTCCTCCTCCCTCCCACCGATGTGCATCGGATGTACGTAAGGGAGTACCCGGCCGCTCAGTATTCGTAttctccggtcaccggagagtTTGAGCTGGAAATGGAGAGTCCGGCTAGGTCTGTGCCTTGGTCTAGTGTCGATCCTTACCCTGCTCCTGAGGACAGAGAAGAACAGCTCTCCAAGTTCCCTTTGTTCTTCAATGGGCCTGGGCCCTTTTGCTGTACGATTAATCCAGGAGAGATGCTTTACTT GCCAAGTATGTGGTTTCATCATGTTAGGCAAAGCCCAGATAGCAGAGGACGAACTATTGCTGTAAATTACT GGTATGATATGCAGTTTGATATCAAGTATGCTTACTTCAACTTCTTGCAATCAATTCAATGCCCATTGATTGAGAGTCAAACGCTGGCCGAGACAGTGCAGGAGGATATAGATTCTGATGCACCAGAGAAGACTGAAGATGAATGA
- the LOC133728505 gene encoding sm-like protein LSM2, translating to MLFFSYFKELVGREVTVELKNDLAIRGTLHSVDQYLNIKLENTRVVDQDKYPHMLSVRNCFIRGSVVRYVQLPPEGVDVELLHDATRREARGG from the exons ATG TTGTTCTTCTCCTACTTCAAGGAGTTAGTGGGCCGAGAAGTCACTGTGGAGCTCAAGAACGACCTTGCGATTAGGGGCACACTTCACTCCGTCGATCAGTATCTCAACATAAAGCTTGAGAACACTAGGGTTGTTGACCAGGACAAGTACCCCCACATG CTTTCAGTGAGGAACTGTTTTATCAGGGGATCAGTTGTGAGATATGTTCAACTACCTCCAGAGGGAGTTGATGTTGAACTGCTGCACGATGCCACCAGAAGGGAAGCTCGGGGTGGTTGA
- the LOC133728500 gene encoding ubiquitin carboxyl-terminal hydrolase 25, giving the protein MGLQFQLQMSWQPSLLNQKRKTGPPLGLKNLGNSCYLNSVLQCLTYTPPLANFCLRNQHSSLCDSSDKERKRECPFCMLERRIVRSLSVDLSLDAPAKIRSCLNIFAEHFRHGRQEDAHEFLRYVIDACHNTCLRLKKLRRNITGNGLSNGNGNGNGHANANGQANGKASGTAPASSTVVMEIFGGALQSQVKCLSCGTESNKVDEIMDISLDVLHSNSLKDALQRFFQSELLDGQNKYKCERCNKLVAARKQMSILQAPNVLVIQLKRFEGLLGGKIDKSIAFEEFLVLSSFMCKTSQDPRPEYKLCGTIVHSGFSPESGHYYAYIKDAMGRWYCCNDQFVSLSTLQEVLSEKVYILFFSRTNQRSVNAASNGLKSQNCNGHEASKKPKPALPPKGPQIKISEQSSWKDISTKSQVDKVPSGPRMKFNINGNLSTKRTPATDNGNIAYKNQSVGSNGEVKDSVSLDKSEKAKMTLINGDGLNGNITSDTIEANNTQPFSSPIENGSVGSVKSELSEVTASVKTELPDHSELDSSGPNGHSMVLGPKRKSRGSCILFEHDAQSLEKVEELKAGLKKEALTVLRSCGWADEVFSFMRSRKRLCVDQVGLTQNGDEAKKLLIRDSKSTFISKIPESLKGGFIKRIKSFSQE; this is encoded by the exons GTGACTCTTCCGACAAGGAACGCAAGCGCGAGTGTCCGTTTTGCATGCTGGAGAGGCGAATAGTCCGCTCCCTCAGTGTGGATCTCAGTCTAGATGCGCCGGCGAAGATTCGGAGCTGTCTGAATATTTTCGCCGAACACTTTCGCCACGGTCGTCAGGAAGACGCTCATGAGTTCCTGCGTTACGTTATTGATGCTTGCCACAACACTTGCCTTCGCCTGAAGAAGCTCCGGCGCAACATCACCGGCAATGGTTTGTCCAACGGCAATGGCAATGGCAATGGCCACGCCAACGCGAATGGTCAGGCCAACGGCAAAGCCAGTGGGACGGCTCCGGCGTCGTCCACGGTGGTGATGGAGATATTCGGGGGAGCTTTGCAGAGCCAGGTGAAGTGTCTATCCTGTGGCACAGAGTCCAATAAGGTTGATGAGATAATGGATATTAGTCTTGATGTTTTGCATAGTAATTCGCTTAAAGACGCCTTGCAAAGGTTCTTCCAGTCTGAGCTTTTGGATGGCCAGAACAAGTACAAGTGCGAAAG aTGTAACAAATTGGTGGCGGCTAGGAAGCAAATGTCTATACTTCAAGCACCTAATGTTCTTGTAATCCAACTTAAG AGATTTGAGGGTCTATTGGGTGGGAAGATTGATAAATCCATTGCATTTGAAGAGTTTTTGGTGCTGTCGAGCTTCATGTGCAAAACAAGTCAG GATCCACGTCCAGAATATAAGCTTTGTGGTACTATTGTGCATTCTGGTTTTTCACCCGAGTCTGGTCATTATTATGCATATATTAAG GATGCGATGGGTCGTTGGTATTGCTGCAACGATCAGTTTGTCTCTCTTTCAACTTTGCAAGAGGTCTTATCTGAAAAGGTTTACATCCTTTTCTTCTCCCGTACCAACCAAAGGTCGGTTAATGCTGCTTCAAATGGGTTAAAGTCTCAAAATTGTAATGGTCATGAGGCTTCCAAAAAACCGAAGCCTGCTCTTCCACCAAAAGGACCacaaataaaaatttctgaacaGTCTTCTTGGAAGGATATTTCTACTAAATCTCAGGTTGATAAAGTGCCTTCAGGCCCACGGATGAAGTTTAACATCAATGGAAACTTGAGCACCAAAAGAACTCCTGCAACTGATAATGGAAACATTGCTTACAAGAACCAATCTGTGGGATCAAATGGGGAGGTGAAGGACTCGGTTAGTTTGGACAAAAGTGAGAAAGCCAAGATGACTTTGATAAATGGGGATGGTTTGAACGGGAATATAACATCTGATACTATTGAAGCTAACAACACCCAACCATTTTCTTCACCAATAGAAAATGGTAGTGTGGGTTCAGTGAAATCCGAACTCTCTGAAGTTACTGCTTCAGTGAAAACCGAACTCCCTGATCACTCTGAATTGGATAGCAGTGGTCCCAATGGTCACTCCATGGTCCTTGGGCCCAAAAGGAAATCTCGGGGTTCATGCATTTTGTTTGAACATGATGCTCAATCTCTGGAAAAAGTTGAAGAATTGAAGGCAGG TCTCAAGAAAGAAGCTCTCACAGTTTTGCGCTCATGCGGTTGGGCAGATGAGGTTTTCAGTTTTATGCGTTCCCGGAAGAGGTTATGTGTAGATCAAGTTGGACTCACTCAGAATGGTGATGAAGCAAA GAAACTGTTGATCAGGGATTCCAAATCAACTTTTATTTCAAAGATACCCGAGTCTTTGAAGGGGGGCTTCATCAAACGTATTAAATCATTTAGCCAAGAATAA
- the LOC133728502 gene encoding F-box protein At3g07870-like, with protein sequence MTTKVCPNNGGLVPNQEDKKPYLLQLPDHIIAEILCKLPTKTLVQCQLVCKSWRCYPQLSRDLFSRTPTCLLVHDWSPCCKLLTLVDLKSNFIQEDVVMRFRSDGNPMYNQSHGTIVGSCNGFLFLYHFASTFCGRRRFYSISNPLTGESLSFPPTDTGEQNDIKDFGFGFSPISNAYKVLLFVPVIDEPDKVEVKVLTLGSWIWRSIGNFVYSLRFPSRNGGIYLNGFLHWIGGSVDGSRIICAFDVERECFQELPLPPSRCVATLNLRILKDWLSVTVCSYTKIIVWVLKDYGCNESWTKELEISGTTLYFKQVIEHTEEGKALLLDKIRLALEVYTPGRKGLDQILEVDSLSRASIFPYIPSFVSIGDITGCPSSKSSS encoded by the coding sequence ATGACAACCAAAGTTTGCCCGAATAATGGTGGACTAGTACCAAACCAAGAAGATAAGAAACCCTACCTTCTTCAATTACCAGACCACATAATAGCAGAGATCTTGTGCAAACTTCCAACCAAAACGCTCGTCCAATGCCAGCTTGTGTGCAAGTCTTGGCGCTGTTACCCCCAGTTATCTAGAGACCTGTTTTCACGAACACCCACATGCCTTTTGGTCCACGACTGGAGCCCGTGCTGCAAATTGTTGACATTGGTAGACCTCAAAAGCAACTTTATTCAAGAAGATGTCGTAATGAGGTTTCGTAGTGATGGAAATCCCATGTACAATCAGTCACATGGAACTATTGTGGGTTCATGCAATGGCTTCCTTTTTCTATACCATTTTGCCTCGACTTTCTGTGGTAGGAGGCGTTTTTACAGCATATCCAATCCCTTGACCGGTGAGTCTTTATCTTTTCCACCTACTGATACTGGTGAACAGAATGATATTAaagattttggttttggatttagTCCTATCAGTAATGCCTATAAAGTACTTCTGTTTGTGCCTGTAATCGATGAACCTGACAAAGTGGAGGTAAAGGTTTTGACTCTTGGCTCGTGGATTTGGAGAAGCATTGGGAATTTTGTGTACTCTCTTCGTTTTCCATCACGTAATGGCGGGATTTATCTTAATGGTTTTCTTCACTGGATTGGTGGCTCTGTTGACGGCTCTCGTATAATTTGTGCTTTCGACGTTGAGAGGGAGTGTTTTCAAGAGTTACCCCTGCCACCTTCTCGATGCGTCGCTACTTTAAACCTCAGAATCTTGAAAGATTGGCTCTCTGTAACAGTTTGCTCTTATACCAAAATCATTGTTTGGGTGCTGAAGGATTACGGCTGTAACGAGTCTTGGACCAAAGAGTTGGAAATAAGCGGCACCACTCTGTATTTTAAACAAGTGATAGAACACACAGAAGAGGGGAAAGCGTTATTGCTTGATAAAATAAGACTTGCACTTGAGGTGTATACTCCTGGAAGAAAGGGTCTTGATCAGATACTCGAGGTAGACAGTCTCTCAAGGGCTTCAATATTTCCTTACATTCCAAGCTTTGTCTCAATTGGAGATATCACCGGGTGTCCGAGCTCGAAATCATCTAGTTAA
- the LOC133731052 gene encoding F-box protein At3g07870-like: MTTKVCQNNGGLVPNQDDKKPYLLQLPDHIIAEILCKLPTKTLVQCQLVCRSWRCYPHLSRDLFSRTPTCLLLYDWSPRCRLFTLVDLKNNLIQDAVMKFRSDGNPTYNQPYVTVVGSCNGFLFLYDFAWGLFDRTGFRFYISNPLTGESLSLPPTDTGEQDDDIEGFGFGFGFSPISNAYKVLLFVPVIHEPDKVEVKVLTLGSWIWRSIGNYVFSSLRDQSRYREIYLNGFLHWIGGSIEGSGIIAFDVERECFQELPLPPSCLSLNVSVTLDLGVLKGCLSVTVSSGTKLIVWAMKDYGCNESWTKDLEISGTDLFDKQVMEYTEEGKALLLDRRRLQVYTPGREGLEMLVVDGRQHSIITSKFPYIPSLVSIRDITG; the protein is encoded by the coding sequence ATGACAACCAAAGTTTGCCAGAATAATGGCGGACTAGTACCAAACCAAGATGATAAAAAGCCCTACCTTCTTCAATTACCGGATCACATAATAGCGGAGATCTTGTGCAAACTTCCAACCAAAACGCTCGTTCAATGCCAGCTTGTGTGCAGGTCTTGGCGCTGTTACCCCCACTTGTCTAGAGACCTGTTTTCACGAACACCCACATGCCTTTTGCTCTACGACTGGAGCCCGCGCTGCAGATTGTTCACACTGGTAGACCTCAAGAACAACTTAATTCAAGATGCCGTAATGAAGTTTCGTAGTGATGGAAATCCCACATACAATCAGCCATATGTAACTGTTGTGGGTTCATGCAATGGCTTCCTTTTTCTATACGATTTTGCCTGGGGTTTATTTGATAGGACGGGTTTTCGTTTTTACATATCCAATCCTTTGACCGGTGAGTCTTTATCTCTTCCACCTACTGATACTGGTGAACAGGATGATGATAttgaaggttttggttttggttttggatttagTCCTATCAGTAATGCCTATAAAGTACTTCTGTTTGTGCCTGTAATCCATGAACCTGACAAAGTGGAGGTAAAGGTTTTGACTCTTGGCTCGTGGATTTGGAGAAGCATTGGGAATTATGTGTTCTCATCTCTTCGTGATCAATCACGTTATCGCGAGATTTATCTCAATGGTTTTCTTCACTGGATTGGTGGCTCTATTGAGGGCTCTGGTATAATTGCCTTTGACGTTGAGAGGGAGTGTTTTCAAGAGTTACCCCTGCCACCTTCTTGTTTAAGTTTAAATGTAAGCGTCACTTTAGACCTCGGAGTCTTGAAAGGTTGCCTGTCTGTAACAGTTAGCTCTGGTACCAAACTCATTGTTTGGGCGATGAAGGATTATGGCTGTAATGAGTCTTGGACCAAAGACTTGGAAATAAGCGGCACTGATCTGTTTGATAAACAAGTGATGGAATACACAGAAGAGGGGAAAGCGTTATTGTTAGATAGACGTAGACTTCAGGTGTATACTCCTGGAAGAGAGGGTCTTGAGATGCTCGTGGTAGATGGGAGACAGCATTCAATtataacgtcaaaatttccttACATTCCAAGCTTGGTCTCAATTAGAGATATCACCGGGTAA
- the LOC133728504 gene encoding leucine-rich repeat receptor protein kinase EMS1-like, whose protein sequence is MSSSQFSMLKLLKATQNFSPDMIIGHGDSFLLYKAHLSNGLTVAVKKLDPTEFPGFWEFRAEAETLGKLRHPNIIKLLGYSSDGHFVYEYIERGDLQCLLHDSDNPLPWSTRLGIVRGLANGLAYLHGLKSPIVHRDIRAKNVLLDLEFQPHITSFGLARQIESSHVSTIDDGAMGYMPPEYLAGNNVATLRGDVFSFGILMLEIATAKWPNLPIMFDHKEKMRIVEWARKMVMGDRQIEMMESCIRMQDLDEDIVKKYFSIACLCSREIARERPPMIEVVELLNELSM, encoded by the coding sequence ATGTCATCGTCTCAGTTCTCCATGCTCAAGCTTCTCAAGGCCACTCAAAACTTCTCGCCAGACATGATCATCGGCCATGGGGACTCCTTCCTGCTTTACAAGGCTCATCTCTCCAACGGTCTCACCGTCGCCGTCAAGAAGCTTGATCCCACAGAGTTCCCAGGGTTTTGGGAATTCCGAGCTGAAGCCGAAACACTTGGAAAGCTTCGACACCCAAATATCATCAAGCTCTTGGGATACAGCTCTGATGGACATTTCGTGTACGAGTACATTGAGAGAGGGGATCTTCAGTGCTTGCTACATGACTCCGATAACCCGTTACCATGGTCAACCAGGTTAGGGATTGTTAGAGGTCTGGCTAATGGGCTCGCATATTTGCATGGCTTGAAAAGCCCTATTGTTCATAGGGACATTAGAGCCAAAAATGTGTTACTTGACTTGGAGTTTCAGCCACATATTACTAGCTTTGGGCTCGCTAGACAGATCGAATCATCGCATGTCTCGACTATTGATGATGGCGCCATGGGGTACATGCCACCCGAGTACCTAGCGGGGAACAATGTGGCTACCTTGAGAGGAGATGTGTTTAGTTTTGGGATTCTGATGCTGGAAATCGCAACTGCGAAATGGCCCAACCTGCCGATCATGTTTGATCACAAGGAAAAAATGAGGATTGTGGAATGGGCCAGGAAAATGGTCATGGGTGATCGGCAGAtagaaatgatggaatcttgtATTCGGATGCAGGATTTGGATGAAGACATAGTTAAGAAGTATTTTTCCATTGCTTGTTTGTGTTCTCGTGAGATTGCAAGAGAGAGGCCTCCTATGATTGAGGTCGTCGAGCTTTTAAATGAGCTTTCAATGTGA